The Hippocampus zosterae strain Florida chromosome 11, ASM2543408v3, whole genome shotgun sequence genome includes the window TGCCTTTCTCCAAGGCACAccgagggggagaaaaaatagaaaaaaaaaatctctgactGTCGGGTGAATATTCCTCTTTGCAAAATCTGTCTCTTTATTATCGTTCTTTTGTACTACTTTTTGTATGGCGCCGCTAACCTCTCATGTAcggtagctgaaaaaaaaaagtgtcacactAGTGCttctcttctgttttttttcttcactcctTATTTTGCTCCCTTTTTCCTTTCAAGAagtctttttccccccatcgCCTTGACACATGGCTGCTTACACATTGTGGCTTTACttggtgtgttttatttattttattttttttttgagaaagaCAACCTCATCAAGTTCACCTCGATCCGAGACATTGGACAGCTGAGTTAGttaaagatggggaaaaaaatcaaatgaaaggtGCACCCTGTCGAATTCACACTGGAATGCTGGAAGTGGTTTCGCGGCTCGGGTGGCGCCAAACGGGCCGCCGCGGCCACCACGACGACCACATTAGGGCGCTCGGAAGACAATGATGAGGGCAGATGTCGTATAattacgtttgttttttttttccactgcggAGAACATGCGAATATCGGATGTCGAAGCGAGAGCGAGATGCAATTCCTTCCGTTGTTATCCCAATGTGGGAAAGATGTGGACGCCGTCAAcgaaagatggggggggggggcacctctcGCCTTCCAAGCTTTTCGGCTACCGCCACGGAGTTGTTTTTATGCATCCTTGTGGCGCTTGTCGAGTCATGCGAGACCGCGCAGAAATTCCACACGCATTTCCTGAAGAAGTGGTTGATGGCTGACCATGTGGACTCGCAAAACGCATTTGGTGAGGCCAGCTTGCGGCAAATGTCATGCGGTCATCACCGAGCGAGGTCACTAAAAAAACTGACCACTAGATGTCAGCACTCATCCTTCACACTGTGTTGGTATAATTCTAAATGTgattggttttggaatgtgcaaTGAATCACCAATCTAAAATGGTGGTAAGCTTAGCCGTGAAGCATAAATGTTGCTTATTTGTGAGTCTTCTTCGCCCGAGGCCCCCAACCACTGAAAAGGCAGCTCCCGTGTTCATTCTTCTTTTGTCACATCGTCCATCCACTGCCTCCTTTTTTTACCTTGCTTAGGTGGATATTCCGCAATAATTTCAGCAAAGCTCCTAAAGCGTGAGGCTGCAGggggtcccccccacccccacccagtgCATAGCAAATGATTGACACCCTATTAGTGCTACCTTGTGTCTTTGGTTGATTTAAATTTTTCACagataattttactttgataaTACGGACAATTTGAACAATTAACAAACATCGATCCATTTTTGAACCTTCATCTCCCCGTTTGTCAGTAATtcgtaaccgctgtgcctgatGGGGAAGCGATGCAGTTTcgcttttatttcactttttatttcatttcatgacaAATGATGTATCATTGTCCGTCTATCGATGCCATTGACAGGCAGAATAATTAAATGGctcgtccactagatggcagaacgTACAATTAAACCTGCCTAGTCACCTGGAAACACTTGGAAAAATCCGATTTGGGCTTGACCGGCGCattttcaacagtttttttttgtgctcagccttgtcccagctgcacctgtaaGGCCACAATGTGAACACAAGCACGAGCCACCATGTGCCTGAACGCGTTCCGAAATTGCACTTGGGGGAAAAACACTTTGCCGACGTCGAAGGCCCTGCTGTCGTTTGACAACAGGGGGCTTCAACTCCtgatttttattcaagtgcatTGCCGGTCATTTGGATGTGATGGCCCGATAGTGAtgccatttttgtctttttatagGACTTGCAGTTGGAGTACGGTCACGAGTCGCCCTGTCTGCTCGGAGGAAACAAGTAAGTCCTCCTGGTTTTGTGGCTTTCGTTGCCTTTGTGCCTCATTGTTCCCTCTTAGCATTCCTACTTGTATCGTCTTGGGATTGATTTCATTTGCAACTCCAGGGCACTTTGTATACATATTTGCTGTATCACAATAGGACGGAAGACCGTCACGCAGTCTCGCCAAAGCGAAGCGGGATTGAATTACTTCAAATGTTTACTTTCCCGCTCCTAATAACTCCCTCGCGACGTGTTCCTCCCCATACAGGAGTCTTCTGAAATCGGTGGAGGAGGAGCTGCAGCAGAGGTGAGTCTGATCTCCTCCTCCACTCCCGCCCGCGTCTTGACTTGGCACCTTTtcgatcttttatttatttttgttgttgttgctgtcagCCTATCATCGTTAACCAGCCATTAATCGGGTCTGATCACGCGCCATTAACAACTCCTCGCTGTTCACGGCCTGTCAGCGTTTTGCACTCTGCTGGGTTTCGGCTTGGCTCTTTTACTGTCGCCCCGAGTTGAAAGGTTGCGCTTATTCACCGCTTTCCCGCAGAGCATGGCTTCCCACACACCGATACTCACACTCCACATATGCGCACGTTTGTCGTTGTTAATTCAAAGAGTGCAGCGGGCGTCTTAAGCGACGACACTGGCAAATCTGCGGGGATTCTTCTTGCCTTGTTTTTTCCCAAACGGCAATCTGTCGCTATATGTGCATTCTTGATTCTGTCAGTCATCACAAGTTGCACCTATCGTGTTAATAATTTGGGGATTTCAGCCCTTAAATGCAAGATGGAAAGAATTCAAGTTGGTCTATGAGGAatggaactcttttttttttttttgagtcacaATACTTCAGGAAATTAGGCTCTTTCATTGTTGAGTTTATAAGAAGTTGTTTGAAGGGTTGGCGGTTTGTGGTCAAAGCTTCACACggctctaaccccccccccaccccccaccctttgacctctcttcctcatcttccacttcctcctcttcccgTTGTCCTCTCCGACCACCTTTTGCTTGCGTCCTTTCTCCCTTCATCTTTCCCACCTGGAATCCCCGAAATCTCCCCTCCCCTTCCTATCTCCACCTCCGCTCCCAGGGGCCATGTGGCACACTTAggggatgatgaggatgaggaggatgatggTGCAGATGATGATGAAACTCACACTCAGTAAGTTCCCCAGTCAGAGAATGGGAAGCCTCTCCGTCCTCGTTTCCCTCCCTTGCCCGCATCAAAACGAAGGATGAGGAGCGgagggaggaggaaggaaggcttCCTGTTTGGCGCGACTGTTTCATCTGCGCATCTTGATGCAGCACACCGCACCATCACGCAACCTATgccacccgtgtgtgtgtgtgtgtgtgtgtgtgtgcgcgcgcgcatctTGGCAGCTTTTCATCTTTCCATAGAATGCCCTAACCCTAAAACTCACCCGGAAGCCATTATTTTTGCATGTTTCTGccgctatttattttttccaaatcttAGCAACCCTAACAGGATGCTCCTATAACACACTCAAGATGAGCGCGAATGGTGAATGGGTTCCAGTTTTTAGGGTCAGAGTGCAGCTTTGGTGTCAAAGTGATCTTTTTTCGCCTTTTGTACCCACTGCCATCTCTCTGTGcttcctcgtgtgtgtgtgtgcatacatgcCAATACTGCTCGCAGCATCTTTATCAGCTATTCGTTGACATGCGTTCTCATGCCTTCCTTTGCAAAAGCCATGGCGGAAAGGCTTTTGTTGTTCTGTGCTTTCCTTGatgcgcccccctccccccatccccaaaaGCTGGATAATCACCAATTCATGGGCAGAAACTCGTGCTTATTTCTGCGTCGTCGTCATTATCCAGCCGCTGTCCATCTCATTTACGTGTTCGTATCAGTCGTGTCGCTTTCATTCACGAGCCAGTAAATGTGTACTCTTATGAAGTAGAATGGAGTTCAAACTCTTCTTGCTGATGTTGTCATAACCGCATTTCCAAATTGACTTGCTAGCACCTCCCCGTGTAGAAGAGTTTCGAGAAAAATGCCAGCCCACATAAAGGGGAGGATAGCAAAGccttgtttgtattttcacttATGAAGGCAGCGCTTGGCCAGGCTGCTAAATTTGTGCTTGATCAATTTGTCAGCTTCTCCGTGCATGTGGCGCATGCATGAAATACAAATGGCCTCCAAACCCCGCGGCGACAACTCGGACAAACATTTAACAAGCTATAACCGCTCGCGCGGTTAGCCGATGCTAATCTGTGCTAACATTGCAGCTCTGCTAACCATTTGGCTTTCACTTGATATTGCTTTTGTTTCGTCTCCTGGAAAATGGCAGAACTCTGCCCAGGCTAGCTGCCAAGTCATGGGCAGACAATCGTAGTGAACTTGACAGTGTTGTGTAAATTGTGACATCATAGTCGAGTGAAATTCGGAGTTGCTTGCTCATGGAAGCATTTTCAGaacattagcattagccaaactgtggcgtttttttgttttgttttgttttacttcgGCACCTCTCGAAATAAGCAGCTAACCAACTTAcacggttgtttaatttcacacttcatGTGTGGCCATGAACTACAGAGAACTAATtatttgcaatttaaaaattgactttgcaataatatgtcccctttaatTGATTTTTACATGCAAAACAATAGTTGTAGTAACGTTAACTTCAAATGTGATGCACTGTCCTGTGGTGCAAAGTCAGTGTCACTCTCTCTTCACCTTTTCTCATCGTATAGTAAGATGAACACTATCCTGAGACCAAAGGTCCCGCCCCCGCTTCCGCCCAAGGtaggtgtagaaaaaaaaaaacgttttttccttCAGTGGAACAGTTAATTCTAACAATAGAGGGGCAAagtgtgaggggaaaaaaaattctcagccCCTTTTTGATTCCGCTTCCCTAGCCCAAGTCCATCAGCTCGCCGCAGCCCAAACAGGACGACAGCCAATCGCACAGCGAGGacgacagcggcggcggcgggaccATCAAGCGCTGTCCAGCCCCGCAGACGGCCAGCCCCGCCAAACCCGCCTCCAACGTGCCCCCGCGGCCGCCGCCCCCGAGGCTGCCGCCGCACCGCCGGAGCAGCCTAGGTAACGAGACCGCGAGCGAGCGCTCGGACGCAGACACCTGCGCCCCGGAGGACGATGGGAGCTTTAGGCATTTCTGGGAGTGGCTCCACACGCCTCACAcagaggaggagctggaggaggcgTGGGAGGTGCTGAAGGAGGTGAAAGAGGAGCAGGAAAAAGAGAATGAGGATGAGAGTAAGAGCCCGTAGTTTGATCGAATCCTTttgccccacccccctccagttGTCCTCTCCGACTGATTTATCTGTCCCATCAGTCTATTAATAGCAGTCTTTTTAATGTCCCCTGGACTGTGTTCGGAATCGCTCCCGATCCGCTACGCTGCGCCATACGAAATGAGTTTGCCATCTTGCCGTGCTGTCCGAATGCGTAGCGAGTAGGAATGAAAGCAAAAGACGAAAATATACCCACTAATTCGATTCCCCGGCATCGTGGTTTGCATGGCGATTCCACCAGCTCGGATGCTGGTCAGGCCGCTTAGAGCGCATCTTGTCTGACGCAAAAAGTGCATTCTACTTTTTGTTCTCTTGACATAATTGGAGAAGTTTGTCAGTCACTTACTGAACTTTTGTAGTTATCCTAAAAGTGTATTGCATATTATAAATTCAGATCTTCTGTCCATCATATAAGATAATCAATAAGGGATCCGATGAGTAAGTGGCAGCAAAAATGGAATCGGGATtgcaaatgtttcttttctCAAGTCCCATCTCTCGTGGGGAGTGCAAATTATCACCTGCTTAAGCGCCGTCggcgtatccccccccccccccccccccgcaaatgaTAAAAGTCGCGAACAAGGTATGGTCGCTTTAAAATCAATGTCTCCCCGTCGCGTGTGTTGTGCTGATACAGAAAAAGCAACCGTCACATGCAGTTGGAAATGAAAAGTGcgtttttttgtgtaaatgGTGTACAATGCGCTCATCTCAAAACAGTAATGActgaattaaatttaaaaaaaaacattaaatatagtGATGAGGGAATGATTCCGAACACGGCCCGTGTGTCTGTAGTTCTTTTTACCCATCAGCTTTTCGCTCTGCCCCGACACTAATGACTCTACACCTGATTGGTTGCTGCCACACATTTAACAGCGGCCGGCGGGCCTTCCCAATGAGGATGAAGGAAGAGGAGAGAACTTTTACTCGGAAAATAAGAGTCAAGATGACGTTTCACACGGCTGCATTTATCGTGCGAGCCTGCTCCcctcttccctccctccccaccaTTCCTCCACCCGCCTTGTAGTCAGTTTTCGCTCTCTATGTCGTCAGTCCCGTGAGTCCAACGATGCACGATCTCCTTCAAGCTTCGCCCCAGACTGacgcttttttttgtgctgcaggGAACGGCCTGAGCGCCTCACACAATGGTGAGCGCAACAGTCCTGCAGACAGACAACAGTCCacgatgccccctagtgtcccCATACGGAAGGACAAGAAGGATGTTCCGGTAATTTGTTCATCATGAGTCTCAGTAAATGATTTAAGAGCAGAAAGAAAGTcacctcataaaaaaaaaacaaatgtgttatcgtcatatttcttttaaaaaaattacattttccactttgtgtgtttgcgtgtcaaTCGATGTCAGATGCCAAGTAGCAACGGGCTCCCACCTACACCCAAAGTCCATGTAAGTGTTTCCGCGAACTTGCAGGTGTTAAGAATTGATCTCTGAGATTATTCGTCGTTTTCAATCACACCTCCTGCGCCGACGTTTGCAGATGGGTGCGTGTTTCTCCAAGGTGTTCAATGGCTGCCCTCTCAAGATTCACTGTGCCACCTCCTGGATCAACCCCGACACCAGAGGTACCAAATATAAAGGAGGGATATTTTGAATAAAGTTAATCGATGGTCTTATGACAATATTAAGGCAAAAACTAAATCGGaatataaaagaagaaaaaaaaggaatgaatcaTACAATTCGCACAAATTAATCAAAAGACGTGGGAGGAAGTAAAAACAAGATCCTACCTCAGTCTTGATAGTACATAAAGACAATACAAAATGTtcattgcagctctgcttacctttttgaCTTCGACACGATAGTCCCTCTGACAGCGTCGTCCGGCTGTAGCTTGAAAGTGGCGTATCTTCCCCCAGGCTAGCCGCCGGCTCATGTTGCGTTTGTCCAGCTGCcgagcttgttgttgttgtgtgttgtttcAGATCAATATTTGATATTTGGCGCCGAAGAGGGAATTTACACACTGAACCTGAATGAGCTGCATGAGACCACAATGGAACAGGTGAGTCATGCGCTTCCTTATTAGTATGCGGTAGATACTCTGGGTGGAGCCACAAATTGTACGGCATtttgtaacaacaacaacatgcctTGCCCCCTTGTGTCTGCGTAGCTTTTCCCTCGCCGCTGCACGTGGTTGTACGTCATGAACAATAATCTTCTCTCAGTATCCGGTAAGTCATTTCACAATTTGTCACAAGGCAATTAGTGACAGTGACATTTCCCACAAACAaacgattaactcattcagtactagccaattctggaccaagtctgaaaagacgtttaaaaatgtctttgggagtgaatgagttaaagggtgCTTCATTTGTGCCTTTACGTGTCTAGGAAAAGCCTCCCAGCTGTACTCTCACGGCCTGCCGGGACTCTTCGACCAGGCCAGGCAGCTGCAGAAGTTACCCGTAGCCATTCCCACACACAAGCTGCCTGATAAGATGATACCCAGGTAAAGGCTCCAAATAGCACCAATTGTACAATCcaaattttaaatatttgctCCCTGTTTGAATGAATGGAAACTCAAGTCAATCCCTTGATGGTTGAATTGTCATTCTTTCAAAAATATAACATTGCACAGCTGCTGGTTTCAATAATGCGTATAAAATAGTTTGTATGTTGTCATGTCCATGCTACAAATACTCATCATGATCCCAGCAGGGGGAAATCGGAATATAATATATTCATATCATAAATTCCTCTTATTAATAGCAAAAGAGTTCAATCGTTTCATGATCGTCATCGCTGAATTTGCGCAGAAGTTTCAAGGTAGCCAATGAAAAGGGCTCTCAGGTTTTGATAAAATACGGAACTGTACCTGACATTACATAAGCTCACATaattgtcacgttgcgtggtggaccccaaaaagcaggcaggagcagggtgtacttgaagaagtgtattgataaaacacagagaaaacaatATCCAAAAACAATCATAGTCCAAATTAGCAAACAACAATagcaactgaagctaaaacagagtCGTGACCAAAACACgaccgaaacaaacctgacagcagcaaaggaacagcaaacaaacgaacatgacGGTAGCAAacggcaacaatgacccgacaatgagcggtcgggctgggagtccctTTAAAGCAcgaattacctaatgaccaacaggtgtgcagctgcaggtggagccctacagtgccacctgttggtcccaaaccgaatcatgacaataataatgataataactcGAGTTATCTTGCCAGCAGAAAGTGTGCCAGCCTTCTGGTAGGAAAACAAACGGTATTATTCCAAAGTGAcacaaaatgatattttcacatAATTGGCCAAGAGTTCAATATTTAGGGTTTCGTCTCATTTCTGGACAGGTTTTAGATTTTtgtcagacgtttttttttgtccctccgTGAAATTGGAGGCGTGATTCCGAACCGTATAACTGCTCTCGAGTACGTCACCTAAGAGTTGAACGaaccttgttttgtttgtttgttggcggGTTGCTAATTTTGGATAAACCTCTTGACGTCACTAAATAATTACCAACGCAATTAAAGAAATACTGTAGTCACTTTTTAAGTTGcactattgtattttttttcttgaacaggAAGTTTGCCGTTTCCACGAAAATTCCGGACACTAAAGGGTGCCAAAAATGTTGCGTGGGTGAGTATTTTTATCACCCACAAATAGGTAGCATGAATGATTCAAATTGCATCGTGGCGTGAAAGGCAATTCATATTTTCAAAGTGTGCGGTGTTGTGATATGCTGTAAGATGATGTCATCGCAGTGAACCTCGTGTCTCCATTATTGCTGTTTGGGTGCGCAGTGCGCAACCCGTATACAGGCCACAAGTACCTCTGTGGGGCCTTCCAGTCCCACGTCATGCTGCTGGAGTGGGTGGAGTCCATGCAGAAGTTCATGCTCATCAAGGTCACAATGACATTTTCCGTGTTTTGAATCACCGTCGGCTGCTCTGTGAattcaaactcatctttttttggggacgGGGGTGCGAAACAGACCATCGACTTCCCTCTGCCGTGCCCACTGGAAGTCTTTGAGATGTTGGTGGTCCCAGAGCAGACTTACCCGCTCATCTGCGTGGCCGTGAGTAAAGGGAGCGAGCTCAACCAAGTGGTCCGCTTCGGCACGgtcaaccccaaccccaacgcTACCTCCTCCTGGTTCACAGAGACTGGTGAGAACGCACCCCTCTCGCATGCGTCAATTGCAATGAGCCTGCAGTTAGTCCCGCGGAAATGCCACAATGACGCCAATGCCCTGAAGCACTCCACTCGACAAGTTTCAAGAAAGAATGGTTAGCCAATCTTAACAGATGGATTTATACGACAGCGGTGCACAATCCttgtgccgtttttttttccccctgaattGAATGAGTGTGTAGCAACCACCATATGGCCGGACAGTTGAATAGCCAGAAGCCAACCAATGTCACCATGGTGCCAAATCGTAGCACGCTTTTTGCCTAAAGCATTAAAAGGCTTTTAAGTGTTGGCTATTTAAACACAAACTGTGTGGCAAAACACATGGATAGCAATAATCTAACATTGctcatatattttttgttttgcaaaaagggattcatgttcattcattcattcatcttccgtaccacttgatcctcactagggtcgcggggggtgctggagcccatcccagccgtttccgggcagtaggcgggggacaccttgaatcggttgccagccaatcgcagggcacacagagacgaacaaccattcgcactcacactcacacctcgggacaatttagagtgttcaatcagcctgccatgcatatttttggaatgtgggaggaaaccggagcacccggagaaaacccacgcaggcccggggagaacatgcaaactccacacagggaggctggagctggaatcgaacccggtacctctgcactgtgaagccgacgtgctaaccactggacttcatGTTACTGTAGTTTATTATACTGctccccggtggccaagtttttttctaaaattaGTTGTGTTTTTCTAAAGTAAAATATTATAGAGTGCGACCGTCCTTTAAAAAAGGATGATacattttttgttagttttttttaggggacgctggaacggattaatggtgtttccattcatttcattgggagCGGATAATTTCCAATGCGACCGGTTTGagttttcatcatttcatcacAGCCTAGCATAAAAGCACGGAGGTCTTTTACCAGGAGCTCTTGTGGTGACTCAGAATCCATCCCTTGCTCCTTCCACAAACACgcggacgcacgcacgcacgcacacacacacacacacacacacacacacacacacacacacacacacacgagtatcacgacccttgtgaggataaagcggatcggaaaatggatggatgataaaatGAGGCTGTTTTTagtctttttggaatgtggttgaAGATGAATTCATTGTTCCATTCTCGTCGATGTCTTGTGTctcgcttgatttttgtttCCGTCGTCTCCAAGTGTGTTTTTTCTTGCCACAGACACGCCTCAGACGTGCGTGATCCACGTCACGCAGCTGGAGAGGGACACCATCCTCGTCTGCCTGGACCGTGAGTCCACCTGCAGGTCTTTACGACGACTCCCGGTAAAGCAAACGCTTCTCATTTCTCGTTTCTCCGAATCAGGGTGTATCAAGATCGTCAACCTCCAGGGCCGACTGAAATCCAGCAGGAAGTTGTCGGCCGAGCTCACGTTCAACTTTCAGATCGAATCCAcaggtcaggaaaaaaaatatttgaaacgcATTCAACTCGAAGTTAAAGTAGTagctgtacttaaatgaaaggCAACGATATTCTGTGgtagccattttggtttttctttACAGTTTGTCTCCAGGATAGCGTGTTGGCCTTCTGGAGGCATGGCATGCAGGGGCGGAGTTTCAAGACCAACGAGGTGAGCCGGGTTTCTTTTTGCAGAAATCACATCactgtggttttgttttgtttttgtatgttatgtaaatctgtttttttttttgtgcattgccTCAAGATCACGCAGGAGATCTCGGACAGTACGCGTATCTTCAGACTACTGGGGTCAGACAGGTGGGCATAtgtgcatgcgcacacacacacacacacacacacacacacacacacacacacacacacacacactctgtggGACATTGTCTGATGCCTTCTGACAAAAAGACGAGATGACCACAGAGATCCTCATGACAGAGGCGTCACTCTGGCAAGGTATCCCTGACTCTCTGTTGGGAATTTTGAGGCCTGCTGACATTGAACATTTTGGACTGTTGgagaggaagtgtgtgtgtgtgggtgggggggtgtttttttgttttttgtgggtaaGGGGACGGTTCTTGCTTGGTGAGAGTGAAGACGCCAAAAGTCTACTAGTGTTGCTTTGAACAGTGGTGATGAATCACTGTTTGGCCATGTTCATTCAAACGCGCGGgcatttttcaaactttttgggggggatgggggggcttCCATGGGTCAGTGAAGTAAATAACGcaaaaatactttgttttgcacttgacagcctgcaaatcattttagtttttaatccATTCTCATCTCTATGCGcatatttgttctttttcagGGTGGTGGTGCTGGAGAGTCGGCCGACCGACAACCCGACAGCCCACAGCAACCTGTACATCCTGGCGGGCCACGAAAACAGCTACTGACACACTCGCTCacgcacacagatacacacacacatgctaacaggacacccccccctccccactccccCTGCATTAAGAGCCTAGCAACTAGCAAAGGGGAatgcaccccctcccccacccccccgccccttcaccTGCAACCCCCTTTCCAGTGTCTGAGAGACGCCGCGGTGCATTCAAGGGCAGATGACTTACGTAAGACACAATCCTGCTCATGATGCCCAACCAGGAGGTCGAACCTCCCACACCACTTGTACTACTTCGTTGTACACATTGCGCTACTACTGCGGCCATCTTGCACAGACCCAGCCCCctcacttttatttattgtggCATGATGTTAATCCGCCGGCAGGACGACAACTCTCCTGGTTTTATTGTgcgtggaggggaaaaaaaaacaaaaaagaggagAAGGCTTTCGGCCACCT containing:
- the LOC127610337 gene encoding mitogen-activated protein kinase kinase kinase kinase 3-like isoform X10: MMNASVDLSRRNPQEDFELIQRIGSGTYGDVYKARNVNTAELAAIKVIKLEPGEDFAVVQQEILMMKDCKHSNIVAYFGSYLRRDKLWISMEYCGGGSLQDIYHVTGPLLESQIAYMSRETLQGLYYLHNKGKMHRDIKGANILLTDNGYVKLADFGVSAQITATLAKRKSFIGTPYWMAPEVAAVERKGGYNQLCDIWAVGITAIELAELQPPMFELHPMRALFLMTKSNFQPPKLKDKVKWTDNFHHFVKVALTKNPKKRPTAEKLLQHPFVSQPLSRTLAKELLDRAKNPDHNSYNDFDDDDPEPESPVSVPHRIRSTSRSTREGKTLSEINFGQVKFDPPLRKETEPHHEPCDSEPYLDCVEELYYTARSNLDLQLEYGHESPCLLGGNKSLLKSVEEELQQRGHVAHLGDDEDEEDDGADDDETHTHKMNTILRPKVPPPLPPKPKSISSPQPKQDDSQSHSEDDSGGGGTIKRCPAPQTASPAKPASNVPPRPPPPRLPPHRRSSLGNETASERSDADTCAPEDDGSFRHFWEWLHTPHTEEELEEAWEVLKEVKEEQEKENEDERNGLSASHNGERNSPADRQQSTMPPSVPIRKDKKDVPMPSSNGLPPTPKVHMGACFSKVFNGCPLKIHCATSWINPDTRDQYLIFGAEEGIYTLNLNELHETTMEQLFPRRCTWLYVMNNNLLSVSGKASQLYSHGLPGLFDQARQLQKLPVAIPTHKLPDKMIPRKFAVSTKIPDTKGCQKCCVVRNPYTGHKYLCGAFQSHVMLLEWVESMQKFMLIKTIDFPLPCPLEVFEMLVVPEQTYPLICVAVSKGSELNQVVRFGTVNPNPNATSSWFTETDTPQTCVIHVTQLERDTILVCLDRCIKIVNLQGRLKSSRKLSAELTFNFQIESTVCLQDSVLAFWRHGMQGRSFKTNEITQEISDSTRIFRLLGSDRVVVLESRPTDNPTAHSNLYILAGHENSY
- the LOC127610337 gene encoding mitogen-activated protein kinase kinase kinase kinase 3-like isoform X4 → MMNASVDLSRRNPQEDFELIQRIGSGTYGDVYKARNVNTAELAAIKVIKLEPGEDFAVVQQEILMMKDCKHSNIVAYFGSYLRRDKLWISMEYCGGGSLQDIYHVTGPLLESQIAYMSRETLQGLYYLHNKGKMHRDIKGANILLTDNGYVKLADFGVSAQITATLAKRKSFIGTPYWMAPEVAAVERKGGYNQLCDIWAVGITAIELAELQPPMFELHPMRALFLMTKSNFQPPKLKDKVKWTDNFHHFVKVALTKNPKKRPTAEKLLQHPFVSQPLSRTLAKELLDRAKNPDHNSYNDFDDDDPEPESPVSVPHRIRSTSRSTREGKTLSEINFGQVKFDPPLRKETEPHHEPCDSEPYLDCVEELYYTARSNLDLQLEYGHESPCLLGGNKSLLKSVEEELQQRGHVAHLGDDEDEEDDGADDDETHTHKMNTILRPKVPPPLPPKPKSISSPQPKQDDSQSHSEDDSGGGGTIKRCPAPQTASPAKPASNVPPRPPPPRLPPHRRSSLGNETASERSDADTCAPEDDGSFRHFWEWLHTPHTEEELEEAWEVLKEVKEEQEKENEDERNGLSASHNGERNSPADRQQSTMPPSVPIRKDKKDVPMPSSNGLPPTPKVHMGACFSKVFNGCPLKIHCATSWINPDTRDQYLIFGAEEGIYTLNLNELHETTMEQLFPRRCTWLYVMNNNLLSVSGKASQLYSHGLPGLFDQARQLQKLPVAIPTHKLPDKMIPRKFAVSTKIPDTKGCQKCCVVRNPYTGHKYLCGAFQSHVMLLEWVESMQKFMLIKTIDFPLPCPLEVFEMLVVPEQTYPLICVAVSKGSELNQVVRFGTVNPNPNATSSWFTETDTPQTCVIHVTQLERDTILVCLDRCIKIVNLQGRLKSSRKLSAELTFNFQIESTVCLQDSVLAFWRHGMQGRSFKTNEITQEISDSTRIFRLLGSDRRDDHRDPHDRGVTLARVVVLESRPTDNPTAHSNLYILAGHENSY
- the LOC127610337 gene encoding mitogen-activated protein kinase kinase kinase kinase 3-like isoform X6 → MMNASVDLSRRNPQEDFELIQRIGSGTYGDVYKARNVNTAELAAIKVIKLEPGEDFAVVQQEILMMKDCKHSNIVAYFGSYLRRDKLWISMEYCGGGSLQDIYHVTGPLLESQIAYMSRETLQGLYYLHNKGKMHRDIKGANILLTDNGYVKLADFGVSAQITATLAKRKSFIGTPYWMAPEVAAVERKGGYNQLCDIWAVGITAIELAELQPPMFELHPMRALFLMTKSNFQPPKLKDKVKWTDNFHHFVKVALTKNPKKRPTAEKLLQHPFVSQPLSRTLAKELLDRAKNPDHNSYNDFDDDDPEPESPVSVPHRIRSTSRSTREGKTLSEINFGQVKFDPPLRKETEPHHEPDLQLEYGHESPCLLGGNKSLLKSVEEELQQRGHVAHLGDDEDEEDDGADDDETHTHKMNTILRPKVPPPLPPKPKSISSPQPKQDDSQSHSEDDSGGGGTIKRCPAPQTASPAKPASNVPPRPPPPRLPPHRRSSLGNETASERSDADTCAPEDDGSFRHFWEWLHTPHTEEELEEAWEVLKEVKEEQEKENEDERNGLSASHNGERNSPADRQQSTMPPSVPIRKDKKDVPMPSSNGLPPTPKVHMGACFSKVFNGCPLKIHCATSWINPDTRDQYLIFGAEEGIYTLNLNELHETTMEQLFPRRCTWLYVMNNNLLSVSGKASQLYSHGLPGLFDQARQLQKLPVAIPTHKLPDKMIPRKFAVSTKIPDTKGCQKCCVVRNPYTGHKYLCGAFQSHVMLLEWVESMQKFMLIKTIDFPLPCPLEVFEMLVVPEQTYPLICVAVSKGSELNQVVRFGTVNPNPNATSSWFTETDTPQTCVIHVTQLERDTILVCLDRCIKIVNLQGRLKSSRKLSAELTFNFQIESTVCLQDSVLAFWRHGMQGRSFKTNEITQEISDSTRIFRLLGSDRRDDHRDPHDRGVTLARVVVLESRPTDNPTAHSNLYILAGHENSY